Proteins encoded together in one Impatiens glandulifera chromosome 1, dImpGla2.1, whole genome shotgun sequence window:
- the LOC124919688 gene encoding probable polygalacturonase translates to MIQLISAISILIFAILAQSTTASRLPAILSLKTSTLSVTDFGAVGDGVQYDTVQIQAAIDACFASSDIGGRCRVVFPPGNYLTATIFLKSGIVLDVQEGARILGGTRIQDYPADQSRWYVVLAEDATDVEITGGGEINGQGLKFVNRFDERKNVMVSWNQTGACLGDECRPRLVGFLRCRNVRVSSVSLIEPAYWCLHIVKCENTSIEDVSIYGDFNSPNNDGIDIEDSNNTMITRCKIDTGDDAICPKTSNAPLYNLTATDCWIRTKSSAIKLGSASWFEYKGLLFDNITIVESHRGLAFQIRDGGNVSDVTFSNINISTRYYDPSWWGRAEPIYITTCPRHSNSKAGSISNIQFINISSISENGVFLSGSKGGLLSNLKFLNVNLTYKRWTNYSDGLIDYRPGCQGLVIHSIAGFLMENIRGLSIENVNMRWLKKEDEGNEKWNNPLEFRPSTVTDISFMNFHSEVYEQR, encoded by the exons ATGATCCAGTTAATAAGCGCCATTTCCATTCTCATCTTCGCGATCCTTGCACAATCAACAACAGCATCCAGATTACCGGCTATCCTAAGTTTGAAAACCTCCACCTTATCCGTTACGGATTTCGGCGCAGTCGGCGATGGTGTTCAATACGATACAGTTCAAATTCAGGCTGCGATCGACGCATGTTTCGCTTCCTCTGATATAGGAGGACGATGCCGTGTCGTCTTCCCTCCAGGGAACTACCTAACGGCGACGATCTTTCTCAAATCTGGCATTGTTCTCGATGTACAAGAAGGCGCCAGAATTCTAGGTGGGACGAGGATCCAGGATTATCCAGCGGATCAGAGCCGATGGTATGTGGTGCTGGCGGAGGACGCAACGGATGTAGAGATTACCGGAGGTGGAGAGATCAATGGTCAGGGTTTGAAGTTCGTGAATCGATTCGATGAGAGGAAGAATGTGATGGTGAGCTGGAATCAAACTGGAGCATGCTTGGGTGATGAATGTCGGCCGAGACTCGTAGGTTTTCTTAGATGCCGGAATGTTAGGGTTTCATCAGTCAGCTTGATTGAACCGGCTTATTGGTG CTTGCATATTGTAAAGTGTGAGAACACATCAATTGAAGATGTTTCAATTTACGGAGATTTCAATTCTCCTAATAACGATGGAATCGACATAGAAGATTCAAACAACACGATGATAACTCGGTGCAAAATTGATACAGGTGATGATGCAATATGTCCAAAAACCTCCAATGCGCCTCTCTACAACCTTACTGCAACTGATTGCTGGATCAGAACAAAATCATCCGCCATCAAACTTGGGAGTGCTAGCTGGTTTGAGTACAAGGGTTTGTTGTTTGATAACATAACCATTGTTGAATCTCATAGGGGACTTGCCTTTCAAATTCGAGATGGAG GAAATGTGAGTGATGTTACCTTCTCGAATATAAACATAAGCACAAGATACTATGATCCTTCATGGTGGGGAAGAGCAGAGCCTATTTACATAACAACCTGTCCTAGGCACTCAAATTCGAAAGCGGGATCAATTTCTAATATTCAGTTCATCAACATATCGTCAATATCTGAAAACGGGGTTTTCTTGTCAGGATCCAAAGGGGGGCTTTTGAGCAATTTGAAGTTCTTGAATGTAAACCTTACATACAAAAGATGGACTAATTATTCGGATGGTTTGATAGATTACAGGCCTGGATGTCAAGGGCTTGTTATTCACAGTATAGCAGGGTTCTTGATGGAAAATATTCGAGGGCTGTCAATTGAAAACGTGAATATGAGATGGTTGAAGAAGGAAGATGAAGGAAATGAGAAGTGGAACAATCCTTTAGAGTTTCGGCCCTCAACTGTGACTGATATTTCCTTCATGAATTTCCACTCTGAAGTATATGAACAGAGATGA
- the LOC124920811 gene encoding uncharacterized protein LOC124920811: protein MSSSKPLRAAVGMIRSRMTSSIRTRSGGDGPSRWSTPGHQERPNGYLFNRTPPPPGQSRTWEDWELPCYITSFLTIVILGVGLSAKPDLTIETWAHQKALERLAAAVSDDSD from the coding sequence ATGTCGTCTTCCAAGCCTTTACGTGCCGCCGTCGGGATGATAAGGAGCCGCATGACCTCCTCCATCCGCACTCGCAGCGGAGGAGACGGACCTAGCCGCTGGTCCACTCCAGGCCACCAGGAGCGTCCAAATGGCTACCTCTTCAATAGGACACCGCCGCCACCAGGTCAGTCGAGAACTTGGGAGGACTGGGAGTTACCCTGCTACATCACCAGCTTCCTCACCATCGTTATCCTCGGCGTTGGTCTTAGCGCCAAGCCTGATCTCACTATTGAAACCTGGGCGCATCAGAAAGCCCTAGAACGTCTCGCTGCTGCAGTATCCGATGATTCCGACTGA